One Anolis carolinensis isolate JA03-04 chromosome 4, rAnoCar3.1.pri, whole genome shotgun sequence DNA window includes the following coding sequences:
- the dynlt4 gene encoding dynein light chain Tctex-type 4 — translation MADWSSAPFQQTPNQGTASEDNNSTHPKAGLLSLRRNSQSTIVVPRTLLQLPSIEGKAPLPLSRRSSIMSSINAPFSSRRNSLAAGGRRLSIGTWMHYGRVSFSGLPLFEPIRETLYENTYKTQPDEGCKFNSSQTQQLLESVLASYLRDAKYNPTNSGQLAQNLSDLIRSRVKDLSPPRYKLVCNVFLGQQAKQDLHIASRSLWDVENDNFASAAFTNTSMFAVATVHGLYFE, via the coding sequence ATGGCAGATTGGTCTTCAGCCCCGTTCCAGCAGACTCCCAACCAGGGGACAGCCTCAGAAGATAACAATTCCACTCATCCAAAGGCAGGCTTATTATCTCTTCGTCGGAACTCACAGTCGACCATTGTGGTCCCTAGGACACTCTTGCAGCTTCCAAGCATTGAAGGGAAAGCCCCACTCCCACTCTCCCGGAGAAGCTCCATCATGAGCAGCATCAATGCTCCCTTTTCCAGCAGGAGGAACTCCCTGGCTGCTGGGGGAAGGCGCCTTTCCATTGGGACCTGGATGCACTATGGCAGGGTGAGCTTCTCCGGGTTGCCCCTCTTTGAACCCATTCGGGAGACACTCTATGAAAACACCTACAAGACCCAGCCAGATGAGGGCTGCAAGTTCAATTCCTCCCAAACACAGCAACTCCTTGAGTCTGTTCTGGCCAGCTACCTTCGGGATGCCAAGTACAATCCAACAAACAGTGGGCAGTTGGCCCAGAACCTGTCAGACCTCATCCGGAGCAGAGTCAAAGACCTAAGCCCACCTCGATACAAGCTAGTGTGTAATGTTTTTCTGGGCCAGCAGGCTAAGCAAGACCTGCACATCGCCAGCCGGTCCCTCTGGGATGTGGAAAATGACAACTTTGCCTCTGCCGCATTCACCAATACGTCAATGTTTGCTGTGGCCACAGTGCATGGGCTATATTTTGAATGA